In Deltaproteobacteria bacterium, the genomic stretch CGCCGTGCACGAGGCCGAGCTCGACAACCCGCTGGGCAACTTCTTCCAGCGCTACCTCTACAACGCGTTCGGCCACATCACGTTCATCGTGCCGAGCACGCGCGCGAACAGCCGCTATCTCAAGTGGCTCGCGTTCAACAACCCACAGCTGCTGCTCGGGGTCGTGCGCAGCCACTGGCGCTTCTGGTGGCAGGTCGTCAAGCGCGTGCTGAAGTACCCCTCGCGGGCGCGCACCCGCATCGCCGACAACCATGCCCGTGAGCTCGCCGAGCTGGCAGCGCGCAGCGGATTGGGCGAGCGGCTCTACGCGATCGATCGCCTCAAGGACACCCACACCGACCTCGTGCAGGCGATCCGCGGCCTCGGCCTACAGACCTTCAAGCTCGCGGGCGCCTTCTTGCTGGTCAGCATGCTGGTGCTCGGCATCTGGTTCGCCGGCAACCACGCGATCGATCAGGTCCAGCTGGGCCTGCTCGGCAAGGCCACGTTGTTCCTGGCGTTCAGCTTCGTGTTCCTGCTGATGTTGTTCGGCGCGCTGGCGTTCACGGTGTTGCGAGGCGGCCGCACCGTGCCACCCGAGCCCATGCGCCGCGCGGCGGCCGAGCTCGCCACCATCGTCGACGTGCCGGTCGTCAGCTTCGGACACAGCCACGACGAGGTGCTGTGGCGCATCGGCGGCAGCGTCGAGCGCCCCGCGTGGTACTTCAACACCGGCACCTGGATCGCCGTGTTCACCCACGACGTGCTGCTGCCGCGCGAGCGGGTGCAGTTCACGTTCCTGCGCGTGCGCGACCACGAGGGCGAGCTGCTGCACTGGAGTCCGGGTCGACGCGAGCCGCTGCCGGTGATCCTGCTCGACGAGGAAGACCCGCGCCGCGACGTCGCCCGGCCCGGCGCACCGAGCTAGCCGACCCTGCTGGCGCTGGCCGGTCGGCCGTTCTCGTCGCCGTTCGCCCACCGAACGCAGATCGGAGCCCGAACACGGGTTTCCGGCCCGATCTTCGCGCTTTACATCATCGGCAATTGCTGTACCATGGATTACTTCTTTTCCTCGAGGTGAACTCCATGGCGGACTCGACGACGGATCAAGTGTTGGTGCTCGGCTGCGCCAAGGATGCGCGCCACCTGTTGGGTCCTGCGTTGGAACAGCTCGCCGCGCGCGGACTCGCGGTCGAGGTCGTCAGCGGCATCGAGACCCGCGACGACGGCCTGCTCGCGAGCGCGTCGCGTCGTGGCGACGCGGGCTACCTGCTGTTCCCCGACCTCGAGCTCACCAGCGCGCGACTCGAACGTCTCCGCACGCGGTTGCTCGAGGCGGGCGTGCAGCCCCATCGCGTGGTCGTGATGCCGCCCGAGTGGCGCGGTGCGATCGAGATCATCGAGCGTGCGCAACGCATGGGCCTGCGGGTCGGACCGCGCCGCGCGACGCTGGTGACCTCCGTGCCCGATCATCCCGGCGCGCCGTCACCGGCGGTCGAGCTGCCGCACCCCGGCGCGACGGTGGCCGCGTTCGCGGGTTCGCCATCGGGTACGGTGCCGGTCGATCGCGGGCCACACACCGACGCGCATCCGCTGGTGGTCGCCCGCGCGCTGACGCGTCGGCCCGTGCAGCTGGCGGCGTTGGTCGCCGCCGGGGTCGCCTTGCTGGTGACCACGGTCGCGATCGCCAGCGGCCCCAGCCAGACCGCACAGACCGCGGCGCCGCTGCTGAGCCACCTCGCCGAGCACATCCCGACGACGGCCGCCCCCGCCGCGCCCGTCCCCGTGGCGGCATCTGTGGCCGCACCCGTCGCGGCCCCGACGGTGCTGGCCATGCCGGTGCCCGCGCCGCCGACCATGCTGCCGCCACCACCGCCCGCGACCGCGGCGGTGCCCGAGGAGCCGACCATCATCGCCGCCGATGCGCCCGCCGAGCCGGTCATCGACGAGGCCGAGATGCAGGCGATCTACGGCGGACTGGTCGCTCGCAAGTTCCGCGCGCTCGACATCCTGCTGGTGTCGGCCGAGCCACCCAAGAAGAAGGGCAAGCGCATCCTCAAGGGCAGCGCGCGCATGACCTTCGCGCAGGCGAAGGCCTACTGCGACGCGCTCGACGTGGGCGGCGTCGCGCAGTGGCGACTGCCGCGGGTCGGCGAGCTCGGCTCGCTCACCGCCAACTCGATGCTCGCCGACGGCAAGTTCTGGTCGGCGACCGAAGGCGACACCTTCGGCAGCATGCGCGTGGTGTGGAACTCCGATCACGCGCGCATGGGCACGGCACCGCAGCGCTGGAAGGGCGGGCGCGTGGTCTGCGTGCGCACGCTGGCCAAGCCACCGACCCCAGCCGCGGCGCCGTGATCCCTCACGGGTACGCGCAGTAGTTCGGACACAGGTTCACATCGACGAAGTCGTTCACGCAGTTCGCCGCCGAGTTCGGCGTGCAGCGGTTGTTGAACGGCGTGACGGTGCGGCATAGCTGGCCCAGCGGGCAATCGGCGTTGGCGCCGTCGCAGGTGCAGCGACCACTGGTGTTGGCCGGCGCGGGATCGCAGGTCGAGGTTACTGACACGCTCTCGCAGATGTCGTCGGCGTCGCAGCCGACCCCGCAGCCGCCGCAGTTGTCCTCGTCGCTGGAGATGTCGACACAGTCACCGCCGCAACAGCGGGCCGAGTCCGCGGCGCCGCACGAGCTGCCATCGGTGACCGGCGCGAACACGCAGGTGCCACCGC encodes the following:
- a CDS encoding metallophosphoesterase encodes the protein MTEQSEPVRLHDIVVVSDLHIGRGKNRESGRYYELETFFYDDDFRRFCGWLCDDARANDRRFKLIFNGDAFDLLRLDPVPLEGDTPERRSGFAPVLTPSRAAAELSRILDGHPRFCAAMGLVLREGHEIIMLPGNHDIELQWAPVQQALREALLQHGELGSAREATEALARLRFEPWFYHEPGRAWIEHGCQYDPENAFRYPLRRGLVDLPDAVHEAELDNPLGNFFQRYLYNAFGHITFIVPSTRANSRYLKWLAFNNPQLLLGVVRSHWRFWWQVVKRVLKYPSRARTRIADNHARELAELAARSGLGERLYAIDRLKDTHTDLVQAIRGLGLQTFKLAGAFLLVSMLVLGIWFAGNHAIDQVQLGLLGKATLFLAFSFVFLLMLFGALAFTVLRGGRTVPPEPMRRAAAELATIVDVPVVSFGHSHDEVLWRIGGSVERPAWYFNTGTWIAVFTHDVLLPRERVQFTFLRVRDHEGELLHWSPGRREPLPVILLDEEDPRRDVARPGAPS
- a CDS encoding DUF1566 domain-containing protein, whose product is MADSTTDQVLVLGCAKDARHLLGPALEQLAARGLAVEVVSGIETRDDGLLASASRRGDAGYLLFPDLELTSARLERLRTRLLEAGVQPHRVVVMPPEWRGAIEIIERAQRMGLRVGPRRATLVTSVPDHPGAPSPAVELPHPGATVAAFAGSPSGTVPVDRGPHTDAHPLVVARALTRRPVQLAALVAAGVALLVTTVAIASGPSQTAQTAAPLLSHLAEHIPTTAAPAAPVPVAASVAAPVAAPTVLAMPVPAPPTMLPPPPPATAAVPEEPTIIAADAPAEPVIDEAEMQAIYGGLVARKFRALDILLVSAEPPKKKGKRILKGSARMTFAQAKAYCDALDVGGVAQWRLPRVGELGSLTANSMLADGKFWSATEGDTFGSMRVVWNSDHARMGTAPQRWKGGRVVCVRTLAKPPTPAAAP